The following coding sequences lie in one Lelliottia jeotgali genomic window:
- a CDS encoding Decarboxylase family protein, which translates to MLSQLEVDMLKRTASSDLYQLFRNCSLAVLNSGSLTDNSKELLSRFESFDINVLRRERGVKLEVINPPEDAFVDGRIIRSLQANLFAVLRDILFVNGQIHNAGRFQHLNLESSVHMTNLVFSILRNARALHVGEAPNMVVCWGGHSINETEYLYARRVGTQLGLRELNICTGCGPGAMEAPMKGAAVGHAQQRYKEGRFIGMTEPSIIAAEPPNPLVNELIIMPDIEKRLEAFVRIAHGIIIFPGGVGTAEELLYLLGILMNPANKNQVLPLILTGPKESADYFRVLDEFIVHTLGEAARSHYRIIIDDAAEVARQMKKAMPLVKENRRDTGDAYSFNWSIRITPDLQKPFEPSHENMANLKLYPDQPVEVLAADLRRAFSGIVAGNVKEVGIRAIEEHGPYKIHGDSEMMRRMDDLLQGFVAQHRMKLPGSAYIPCYEICS; encoded by the coding sequence ATGTTGTCGCAGCTGGAAGTGGACATGCTTAAACGCACGGCCAGCAGTGACCTTTATCAGCTGTTTCGTAACTGTTCACTTGCCGTTCTGAACTCCGGAAGCCTGACAGATAACAGTAAAGAGCTGCTGTCTCGCTTTGAAAGCTTTGATATCAACGTACTGCGCCGCGAACGTGGCGTGAAGCTTGAAGTGATTAATCCGCCGGAAGATGCCTTTGTTGACGGGCGAATTATTCGCTCATTGCAAGCCAACCTGTTCGCCGTGTTGCGCGACATCCTGTTTGTTAACGGACAAATTCACAATGCCGGGCGTTTCCAGCACCTTAATCTGGAAAGCTCGGTACACATGACCAACCTGGTCTTCTCCATTCTGCGTAATGCCCGCGCGCTGCACGTCGGCGAAGCGCCAAATATGGTCGTCTGCTGGGGCGGTCACTCCATCAACGAAACCGAATACCTCTACGCTCGCCGTGTGGGGACCCAACTCGGTCTGCGCGAGCTGAACATTTGTACCGGCTGCGGTCCGGGTGCGATGGAAGCGCCGATGAAAGGTGCCGCCGTAGGCCACGCGCAGCAGCGCTATAAAGAAGGGCGATTCATTGGCATGACCGAACCGTCAATCATCGCAGCGGAGCCACCGAACCCGCTGGTGAATGAATTGATCATCATGCCGGATATCGAAAAACGTCTGGAAGCATTCGTGCGAATCGCGCACGGGATAATCATCTTCCCTGGCGGCGTTGGTACGGCTGAAGAGTTGCTTTATCTGCTGGGTATTCTGATGAATCCGGCGAACAAAAATCAGGTCTTACCGCTTATCCTCACCGGGCCAAAAGAGAGTGCCGATTACTTCCGCGTACTGGACGAGTTTATCGTGCACACGCTGGGCGAGGCGGCGCGCAGCCACTATCGCATTATCATTGACGATGCCGCTGAAGTGGCGCGTCAGATGAAAAAGGCGATGCCACTGGTCAAAGAGAACCGTCGTGATACCGGTGACGCCTACAGCTTTAACTGGTCGATTCGTATCACGCCCGATCTGCAAAAGCCGTTTGAGCCATCGCACGAAAACATGGCGAACCTGAAACTGTATCCCGACCAGCCAGTCGAGGTGTTAGCGGCGGATCTGCGCCGTGCGTTCTCAGGCATCGTGGCCGGTAACGTCAAAGAGGTGGGTATTCGCGCTATCGAAGAGCACGGCCCTTACAAAATCCACGGCGACAGCGAGATGATGCGCCGTATGGACGACCTGCTGCAGGGCTTTGTTGCCCAGCACCGTATGAAGCTCCCAGGTTCAGCCTATATCCCATGCTACGAGATTTGCTCCTGA